The following proteins come from a genomic window of Streptomyces sp. GS7:
- a CDS encoding PadR family transcriptional regulator, giving the protein MALRHAVLAALLDGETNGYELAKTFGLGVANFWYAQPQQLYAELTRLEKDGLITGREIVQDNRPNKRVFRVTDAGLAELDDFAEASAKPSFVRDDLLVKVQAADHVDPVVLIAQLDERATFAQAKIDLFEQMLQTMRGERTEEEFLRDGDRIGPYLTCLRGLAFERGNRDWCRNTITTLRHRQAARAQR; this is encoded by the coding sequence ATGGCGCTACGGCACGCCGTTCTGGCCGCCCTGCTCGACGGCGAGACCAACGGCTACGAGCTGGCCAAGACCTTCGGCCTCGGCGTGGCGAACTTCTGGTACGCCCAGCCGCAGCAGCTGTACGCCGAGCTGACCCGGCTGGAGAAGGACGGGCTGATCACCGGGCGGGAGATCGTCCAGGACAACCGCCCCAACAAGCGAGTCTTCCGCGTCACGGACGCCGGCCTCGCCGAACTCGACGACTTCGCCGAAGCCTCCGCCAAGCCGTCCTTCGTCCGCGACGACCTGCTGGTCAAGGTCCAGGCCGCCGACCACGTCGACCCGGTGGTGCTGATCGCCCAGCTCGACGAACGGGCCACCTTCGCCCAGGCCAAGATCGACCTGTTCGAGCAGATGCTGCAAACCATGCGCGGCGAGCGCACGGAGGAGGAGTTCCTGCGCGACGGCGACCGCATCGGCCCGTACCTGACCTGCCTGCGCGGCCTCGCCTTCGAACGGGGCAACCGCGACTGGTGCCGCAACACGATCACGACCCTGCGCCATCGGCAGGCTGCCCGTGCCCAGCGGTGA
- a CDS encoding nuclear transport factor 2 family protein, with translation MATADRFRAAVDARDLAALDDLFTDDVRFYSPVKFTPFEGKPMVLGLFGVLLRTFQDFRYVGDYTGTAQTSANTPADAPSAVLLFRATAGGRQIHGIDLLHFADDGRIKEFTVMVRPQSAVHALGEAVHAGLVADGLAPAPANH, from the coding sequence ATGGCCACCGCCGACCGCTTCCGCGCCGCCGTCGACGCCCGTGACCTCGCCGCGCTGGACGACCTGTTCACCGACGACGTCCGCTTCTACAGCCCCGTGAAGTTCACGCCCTTCGAGGGCAAGCCGATGGTGCTGGGCCTGTTCGGGGTCCTGCTGCGGACCTTCCAGGACTTCCGCTACGTCGGCGACTACACCGGCACCGCGCAGACCAGCGCCAACACCCCCGCCGACGCACCCTCGGCCGTCCTGCTCTTCCGCGCCACAGCGGGCGGCAGGCAGATCCACGGCATCGACCTGCTGCACTTCGCCGACGACGGCCGGATCAAGGAGTTCACGGTCATGGTCCGCCCGCAGTCCGCCGTCCACGCCCTCGGCGAGGCGGTCCACGCCGGACTCGTCGCCGACGGACTCGCACCAGCGCCCGCCAATCACTGA
- a CDS encoding DUF3533 domain-containing protein, producing MPARPPSSVLRSPRLWTGSGLILAIVATAFALLYVGGNLNPRGHLRDLPIALVNSDQGADASGTHLNLGDQIATGIEHSTGNHAIAWQPMTRQEADQLIGQGKVFGALVVPPDFTSTLTALTVPGTSQSPARPVLSVLTNQSAGSIGSSMASQAAQQAAHAASTRIGAQLLGQAGKQGATLPPAAELLLADPVTVQVADGHPLGTHSGLGLSAFYYSLVLVVCGMLGANVINSQVDTALGYLHNDIGPFRQRMPVQHTSRTRTLATGIVLMAGLSVLMGSLVETTTVGVLGMDASHLGLLWLYSVATIAVVGIGGLSLLAAFGTPGMLLLTLIFIAMAVPTSGATVPLQALPGFFRTLAEFEPLRQIAGGMRSILYYDARADAGLARAWSAMGIALVAAALFGFAVARFYDRRGLHRIPLPAGPAATAQPAAAH from the coding sequence ATGCCCGCTCGCCCCCCGTCGTCCGTGCTCCGCAGCCCACGCCTGTGGACAGGCTCCGGCCTCATCCTGGCCATCGTCGCCACCGCCTTCGCGCTGCTCTACGTCGGCGGCAACCTCAACCCGAGGGGGCATCTGCGCGACCTGCCCATCGCCCTGGTCAACAGCGACCAGGGCGCGGACGCCAGCGGCACGCACCTCAACCTCGGGGACCAGATTGCTACCGGGATCGAGCACTCCACCGGTAACCACGCCATCGCCTGGCAGCCGATGACCCGCCAGGAAGCCGATCAACTCATCGGCCAGGGCAAGGTGTTCGGGGCACTCGTCGTCCCGCCGGACTTCACCTCCACCCTCACCGCCCTGACCGTCCCCGGCACCTCGCAGAGCCCCGCACGCCCGGTCCTCAGCGTGCTCACCAACCAGTCCGCCGGCAGCATCGGTTCATCCATGGCCAGCCAGGCTGCCCAGCAGGCCGCCCACGCCGCGTCCACCCGGATCGGCGCCCAACTCCTCGGCCAGGCAGGAAAGCAGGGCGCCACACTGCCGCCCGCCGCCGAACTCCTGCTCGCCGACCCGGTCACCGTTCAGGTCGCCGACGGCCACCCGCTGGGCACGCACAGCGGCCTGGGACTCTCCGCCTTCTACTACTCCCTCGTCCTGGTCGTCTGCGGGATGCTCGGCGCCAACGTCATCAACTCCCAGGTCGACACCGCCCTCGGCTACCTGCACAACGACATCGGACCGTTCCGCCAGCGCATGCCCGTCCAGCACACCAGCCGCACCCGCACGCTCGCGACGGGCATCGTGCTCATGGCAGGGCTCTCCGTCCTCATGGGTTCGCTGGTCGAGACCACCACCGTCGGCGTGCTCGGCATGGACGCCTCCCACCTCGGCCTGCTGTGGCTCTACTCGGTCGCGACGATCGCCGTCGTCGGCATCGGTGGCCTCTCACTCCTCGCCGCGTTCGGCACACCGGGCATGCTGCTGCTAACCCTCATCTTCATCGCCATGGCCGTCCCCACCTCCGGCGCGACCGTGCCGCTGCAGGCACTCCCCGGCTTCTTCCGCACGCTTGCGGAGTTCGAGCCGCTGCGGCAGATCGCCGGCGGCATGCGCTCGATCCTCTACTACGACGCCCGAGCCGACGCCGGTCTCGCCCGCGCGTGGTCCGCGATGGGCATCGCCCTGGTGGCGGCCGCCCTGTTCGGCTTCGCCGTCGCCCGCTTCTACGACCGACGAGGGCTGCACCGCATTCCCCTCCCGGCGGGCCCGGCGGCCACTGCCCAGCCCGCGGCGGCGCACTGA
- a CDS encoding carotenoid oxygenase family protein translates to MTTVPHLLGAFAPVQDELTVTELQVTGAIPPELTGWYLRNGPNPHQATSAHWWLGDGMVHGVRLEAGRAASYRNRWVQTAILTRGAELRDAQGKRDLLAGVANTHVVRHAGRTLALIESSFPYQLDMRRGNELATIGAYDFHGRLHTPMTAHPKTCATTGELHFFGYGAGPDETPLTYHRADAQGELTVSRPVDVGAPTLMHDFHLTSRHVVFMDLPMVFDLPKAVAGDRGLPYTWTPDYGARLGVLNREDPYGPVRWFDIAPCYVFHTLNAHEDADGQRLTLYAIRYDHVGENVDVNGHGSLWRWTIDLATGTVREEQLDDRRAEFPRIDDRLAGLPARYGYATTLRSPEGSDCQGAIHRYDLHSGTTVSHSFAAGRTPGEATFVPANSAPGSSGWLMTYVYDAATDRSDLVILDADDLTAPPTATIHLPRRVPVGFHGNWLPDQR, encoded by the coding sequence ATGACCACCGTTCCCCATCTGCTGGGCGCCTTCGCCCCCGTCCAGGACGAACTGACCGTCACTGAACTGCAGGTCACCGGCGCGATCCCGCCCGAGCTGACCGGCTGGTACCTGCGCAACGGACCCAATCCCCACCAGGCCACCTCCGCACACTGGTGGCTGGGCGACGGAATGGTCCACGGCGTGCGCCTGGAGGCCGGCCGGGCCGCCTCCTACCGCAACCGCTGGGTTCAGACCGCCATCTTGACGCGCGGCGCCGAACTCCGTGACGCACAGGGCAAGCGCGACCTCCTCGCAGGCGTCGCCAACACCCACGTCGTCCGCCATGCCGGACGTACCCTCGCCCTGATCGAATCCTCCTTCCCCTACCAGCTGGACATGCGCAGGGGCAACGAGCTGGCCACCATCGGCGCCTACGACTTCCACGGCCGGCTCCACACCCCGATGACCGCCCATCCCAAGACCTGTGCCACCACCGGTGAGCTGCACTTCTTCGGCTACGGTGCGGGACCGGACGAGACCCCACTGACCTACCACCGTGCCGACGCACAGGGAGAGCTGACGGTCAGCCGGCCCGTGGACGTCGGCGCACCAACGCTGATGCACGATTTCCACCTCACCTCCCGCCACGTCGTCTTCATGGACCTGCCGATGGTCTTCGACCTGCCCAAGGCGGTGGCCGGCGACCGTGGCCTGCCCTACACCTGGACCCCCGACTACGGCGCGCGCCTGGGTGTCCTGAACCGAGAGGACCCCTACGGCCCGGTGCGCTGGTTCGACATCGCTCCTTGCTACGTCTTCCACACGCTCAACGCCCACGAGGACGCCGACGGACAGCGCCTGACCTTGTACGCCATCCGCTACGACCATGTGGGCGAGAACGTGGACGTCAACGGCCATGGATCCCTCTGGCGATGGACGATCGACCTGGCCACCGGAACCGTGCGCGAGGAGCAGCTCGACGATCGCCGAGCAGAATTCCCCCGCATCGACGACCGCCTCGCGGGCCTCCCCGCCCGCTACGGTTACGCCACTACCCTCAGATCTCCCGAAGGTTCCGACTGCCAGGGCGCGATCCACCGCTACGACCTGCACTCCGGCACGACAGTCAGCCACTCCTTCGCGGCAGGGCGCACCCCGGGCGAAGCCACTTTCGTCCCCGCGAACAGTGCTCCCGGAAGCTCGGGCTGGCTGATGACCTACGTCTACGACGCCGCCACCGACCGAAGCGACCTGGTCATACTCGACGCCGACGACCTGACCGCGCCACCCACCGCCACCATCCACCTGCCACGCCGTGTCCCCGTCGGCTTCCACGGCAACTGGCTCCCCGACCAGCGCTGA
- a CDS encoding DUF2277 domain-containing protein: MCRSIKTLRPPTTPAVTDEDIRAAALQYVRKVSGFRAPAAHNREVFDHAVDAIAAATHDLLNGLQVRGTTPTSQD, encoded by the coding sequence ATGTGCCGCAGCATCAAGACCCTCCGCCCACCCACCACGCCCGCCGTGACCGACGAGGACATCCGCGCCGCCGCCTTGCAGTACGTCCGCAAGGTCTCCGGATTCCGCGCCCCGGCGGCCCACAACCGCGAGGTATTCGACCACGCCGTGGACGCCATCGCCGCAGCGACGCACGACCTCCTCAACGGCCTCCAGGTCCGCGGCACGACCCCCACTAGCCAAGACTGA
- a CDS encoding alpha-ketoglutarate-dependent dioxygenase AlkB family protein, with translation MSTPLPGFEDFGQLKGPDAPPSHPRTRPEGRPNDQPASAEHLTPAQEFPRRELAPGAVHLPGWLSLAEQRELVTACRSWARGPAPIRHTRLPRGGVMSVQTVCIGWHWQPYAYTRTADDVNGARVAEFPDWMVVLGRRALVDAYQDAAAGDAYAPDTALINFYDAQAKLGMHQDKEERSSAPVVSLSIGDTCVFRFGNTETRTQPYTDIELTSGDLFVFGGPSRFAYHGVPKVYPGTGDPATGLNSGRLNITMRVTGLS, from the coding sequence ATGAGCACCCCACTCCCCGGCTTCGAGGACTTCGGGCAGCTCAAGGGGCCTGACGCACCGCCGTCACATCCGCGCACGCGACCCGAGGGGCGACCGAACGACCAACCAGCAAGCGCCGAGCACCTCACCCCCGCCCAAGAATTCCCCCGTCGAGAACTCGCCCCCGGTGCCGTCCACCTCCCCGGCTGGCTGTCCCTCGCCGAGCAGCGCGAGCTGGTCACGGCCTGCCGCAGCTGGGCGCGCGGCCCGGCCCCCATCCGGCACACAAGACTCCCGCGCGGCGGCGTGATGTCCGTCCAGACGGTGTGCATCGGCTGGCACTGGCAGCCGTACGCATACACCCGCACCGCGGACGACGTGAACGGCGCCCGGGTCGCCGAATTCCCGGACTGGATGGTCGTGTTGGGCCGCCGCGCCCTCGTCGACGCCTATCAGGATGCCGCTGCCGGCGACGCGTACGCCCCCGACACCGCGCTGATCAACTTCTACGACGCCCAGGCGAAGCTCGGCATGCACCAGGACAAAGAGGAACGCTCCAGCGCGCCGGTCGTCTCGCTCAGTATCGGCGACACCTGCGTCTTCCGCTTCGGCAACACCGAGACGCGCACGCAGCCGTACACCGACATCGAACTGACATCAGGCGACCTGTTCGTCTTCGGTGGACCGTCCCGCTTCGCATACCACGGCGTTCCCAAGGTCTATCCGGGCACCGGCGACCCGGCGACCGGCCTGAACTCGGGTCGCCTCAACATCACCATGCGCGTCACCGGCCTCAGCTGA
- a CDS encoding methylated-DNA--[protein]-cysteine S-methyltransferase, producing MTHDQGHDMTAHHSTTTATTATTATTAKPTAAAAAPATTRYTTLDSPLGELLLVGVDSPTAPGGIALTSLSMPGQRGAAAVRPQWHHTPRPFAEAIRQLRAYFAGGLTRFDLEYRTNGTAFQERIWQALEDIPYGTTTTYGRLAGTVGVRQADVRALATAIGANPLLLLRPCHRVIGADGTMRGYAAGVERKAALLTHEGALPPTLI from the coding sequence GTGACGCACGACCAAGGACACGACATGACCGCCCACCACAGCACTACCACGGCCACCACGGCCACCACGGCCACCACGGCCAAGCCCACCGCCGCCGCTGCTGCTCCCGCCACCACCCGCTACACCACCCTGGACAGCCCCCTCGGTGAGCTGCTGCTCGTCGGCGTGGACTCCCCCACCGCCCCCGGCGGCATCGCCCTGACCTCGCTCTCCATGCCCGGACAGCGCGGCGCCGCCGCCGTACGACCACAGTGGCACCACACTCCCCGGCCTTTCGCCGAGGCCATCCGGCAGCTCCGCGCCTACTTCGCCGGCGGGCTCACCCGCTTCGACCTGGAGTACCGCACCAACGGCACCGCCTTCCAGGAACGCATCTGGCAGGCGCTGGAGGACATCCCGTACGGGACCACGACCACATACGGTCGGCTCGCCGGCACCGTCGGCGTACGGCAAGCGGACGTTCGCGCGCTGGCCACCGCGATCGGGGCGAACCCCTTGCTCCTGCTGCGCCCCTGCCATCGCGTGATCGGCGCCGACGGCACCATGCGCGGCTACGCGGCAGGTGTCGAGCGGAAGGCCGCCCTGCTCACACACGAAGGCGCCCTCCCGCCCACCCTCATCTGA
- a CDS encoding phytanoyl-CoA dioxygenase family protein, whose product MGDVLTADQIEQFVTNGFVRLPEAFPRSLANECRAFLWRETGLDPDDPASWTEPVVRLEGYANEPFQRAATTERLHGAFDQLVGPGRWVPRVGLGTFPIRFPHPADPGDAGWHMDGSYTPEGESGYWLNLTSRGRALLMLFLFSDVDDETAPTRIKVGSHLDVPSFLQPAGESGMDLFSLCTAMDEAGQLDAPHRPLALATGQAGDVYLCHPFLIHAAQPHRGTAPRFLAQPPLIPTGPLDLDRSDGTHSPVERAVRLGLGLT is encoded by the coding sequence ATGGGGGATGTGCTGACCGCAGATCAGATCGAACAGTTCGTCACGAACGGCTTTGTCCGGCTACCGGAGGCCTTCCCGCGCTCACTCGCGAACGAGTGCCGGGCGTTCCTGTGGCGCGAGACCGGGCTCGACCCGGACGACCCGGCGTCCTGGACCGAGCCCGTGGTCAGGCTCGAAGGCTACGCGAACGAGCCGTTCCAGCGGGCGGCCACCACCGAGCGCCTGCACGGCGCCTTCGACCAACTCGTCGGCCCGGGCCGCTGGGTACCACGTGTCGGGCTCGGCACGTTCCCCATCCGCTTCCCGCACCCGGCCGACCCTGGCGACGCCGGATGGCACATGGACGGCAGCTACACCCCCGAAGGGGAGTCGGGGTACTGGCTCAACCTCACCTCCCGCGGCCGTGCCCTGCTGATGCTGTTCCTCTTCTCCGACGTCGACGACGAGACCGCCCCGACCAGAATCAAGGTCGGCTCCCATCTCGACGTCCCGTCGTTCCTGCAGCCCGCGGGTGAGTCAGGTATGGATCTCTTCTCCCTCTGCACGGCGATGGACGAGGCGGGCCAACTCGACGCGCCGCATCGGCCGCTGGCGCTCGCCACCGGACAGGCCGGTGACGTCTACCTCTGCCACCCGTTCCTGATCCACGCCGCCCAGCCCCACCGCGGCACGGCGCCGCGGTTCCTGGCCCAGCCCCCACTGATACCGACCGGCCCGCTCGACCTGGACCGCAGCGACGGCACCCACTCCCCTGTGGAGCGCGCGGTCCGCCTGGGCCTGGGCCTGACCTAG
- a CDS encoding VOC family protein, with product MAGNRRFSLATVAVDCADAHTLADFYRRLLGWEVTLSETDWVLLTSPGGGTGLSFQSEAGYRPPVWPEQGGEQQKMLHLDIRVDDLDEGEAFAVAAGAKRAEFQPQDDVRVLLDPAGHPFCLFLR from the coding sequence ATGGCAGGGAACCGTCGCTTCTCACTGGCGACCGTGGCCGTGGACTGTGCCGACGCCCACACACTGGCGGACTTCTATCGGCGGCTCCTGGGCTGGGAGGTGACACTCAGCGAAACGGACTGGGTGCTGCTCACGTCTCCGGGGGGAGGCACCGGGCTCTCGTTCCAGTCCGAAGCCGGGTATCGGCCGCCGGTGTGGCCCGAGCAGGGCGGCGAACAGCAGAAGATGCTGCATCTCGACATCCGGGTCGACGACCTCGACGAGGGCGAGGCGTTCGCGGTCGCCGCGGGAGCGAAACGGGCGGAATTCCAGCCACAGGACGATGTCCGGGTGCTCCTCGACCCGGCAGGTCATCCCTTCTGCCTGTTCCTCCGCTGA
- a CDS encoding nuclear transport factor 2 family protein, which translates to MTDAAHTLPETGEAPDPLVRLIAERACERLIIEFVHRLDLGEPSSVADLFTADGLWEWPYGDRRITGREALREYFGSRPADRLSRRLMSNILVTVTSPTMATATSYLTTYRVDGHVEGMVPSRLPTNVGHYEDTFRKVDGTWLLATRRTFLAFGSGTERLTPPPAR; encoded by the coding sequence ATGACCGATGCAGCGCACACACTCCCCGAGACAGGCGAAGCGCCTGACCCTCTGGTCCGACTGATCGCCGAGCGCGCCTGCGAACGCCTGATCATCGAGTTCGTCCACCGCCTCGACCTCGGAGAACCGAGTTCGGTGGCCGATCTGTTCACCGCCGACGGCCTCTGGGAATGGCCGTACGGCGACCGCCGCATCACGGGGCGCGAAGCACTGCGCGAGTACTTCGGCTCCCGCCCGGCGGACCGTCTGTCCCGCCGCCTGATGAGCAACATCCTGGTCACCGTCACGTCCCCCACGATGGCGACCGCGACCTCCTACCTCACGACCTACCGCGTCGACGGCCATGTCGAAGGCATGGTCCCGTCGCGGCTCCCCACCAACGTGGGCCACTACGAGGACACCTTCCGCAAGGTCGACGGCACCTGGCTCCTCGCCACCCGCAGGACGTTCCTGGCCTTCGGCTCCGGCACCGAACGCCTGACGCCGCCACCTGCCCGCTGA
- a CDS encoding DUF6296 family protein: protein MDYPERYELVFQAPAVEDDVVIVRRTDQAGAGGYPVYEDESGIVRAEISDRGEVRMLASGGHQVPRTPLLARPLSP from the coding sequence ATGGATTACCCGGAACGCTATGAGCTGGTATTTCAGGCCCCCGCCGTCGAAGACGATGTGGTGATCGTCCGGCGTACCGACCAGGCGGGAGCGGGCGGGTATCCGGTCTACGAGGATGAGTCGGGGATCGTACGGGCGGAGATCAGCGACCGGGGTGAGGTTCGCATGCTGGCCAGCGGGGGGCATCAGGTTCCCCGTACGCCGCTGCTGGCGCGACCGCTGAGCCCGTGA
- a CDS encoding aspartate/glutamate racemase family protein: protein MKTIGLIGGMSWESTAEYYRLLNELTRDRLGGLHSSKCVLYSVDFAEIERLQTEGRWDEAGAILAEAAKALEAAGADLLLMCTNTMHKIADQVSAAVGRPLLHLADTTADAVHAKGLRRVGLLGTAFTMEQDFYRGRLASRGLDVLVPDAAGRRTVHRVIYEELCLGIVNEASRDSYASVIDDLVTAGAEGIILGCTEIELLIRPEDSPVPIFPTTRLHAEAAVTLALTPPH from the coding sequence ATGAAGACCATCGGGTTGATCGGCGGCATGAGCTGGGAGTCCACCGCCGAGTACTACCGGCTGCTGAACGAGCTGACGCGCGACCGGCTGGGCGGGCTGCACTCGTCCAAGTGCGTGCTCTATTCCGTGGACTTCGCGGAGATCGAGCGCCTGCAGACCGAGGGGCGCTGGGACGAGGCCGGCGCGATTCTGGCCGAGGCCGCCAAGGCACTGGAAGCCGCGGGGGCGGACCTGCTACTGATGTGCACCAACACCATGCACAAGATCGCCGACCAGGTGTCCGCCGCGGTCGGCCGCCCGCTCCTGCATCTCGCCGACACCACGGCGGACGCCGTCCACGCGAAGGGGCTACGCCGCGTCGGACTGCTCGGGACCGCCTTCACCATGGAACAGGACTTCTACCGCGGCCGCCTGGCGAGCCGCGGCCTCGACGTCCTGGTCCCGGATGCGGCCGGACGCCGGACCGTGCACCGCGTGATCTACGAGGAGCTGTGCCTCGGCATCGTCAACGAGGCGTCCCGCGACTCCTACGCCTCGGTCATCGACGACCTCGTGACCGCCGGCGCCGAAGGCATCATCCTCGGCTGCACCGAAATCGAACTGCTCATCAGGCCGGAGGACAGTCCGGTCCCCATCTTCCCGACGACGCGGCTGCACGCCGAGGCCGCCGTGACCCTGGCGCTCACCCCGCCCCACTGA
- a CDS encoding chitinase, whose amino-acid sequence MRSRGAVLLGAATMAMGIALAVPAAPAVATTTIKSAGAVVGCAGPSRGAMPSTVNGSCGAPASAASSVSQGRADEAADGFVVSEAQFNQMFPNRNPFYTYSGLVAALSAYPEFANTGSDTVKRQEAAAFLANVGHETGGLVYVVEQDTGNYPHYCDATRPYGCPAGQAAYYGRGPLQLSWNFNYKAAGDALGIDLLNNPYLVEQDPAVAWKTALWYWNTQTGPGTMTPHQAMVGGAGFGETIRSINGSLECNGGNPGQVQNRIDNYQRFVQILGTVPGDHLSC is encoded by the coding sequence ATGCGATCGCGCGGAGCAGTGTTGCTGGGTGCCGCCACCATGGCCATGGGCATCGCCCTCGCCGTACCGGCAGCGCCGGCGGTGGCCACGACGACCATCAAGTCGGCCGGGGCGGTGGTCGGCTGCGCAGGTCCGTCCAGGGGCGCCATGCCCTCGACGGTGAACGGCTCCTGTGGCGCGCCGGCATCGGCCGCGTCGAGCGTGTCCCAGGGCCGGGCCGATGAGGCGGCCGACGGATTCGTCGTCAGCGAAGCGCAGTTCAACCAGATGTTCCCGAACCGGAATCCCTTCTACACGTACAGCGGGCTGGTTGCGGCCCTGAGCGCGTACCCGGAGTTCGCGAACACCGGGAGTGACACCGTCAAACGGCAGGAGGCCGCGGCCTTCTTGGCGAATGTCGGCCATGAGACCGGCGGGCTCGTGTACGTCGTGGAACAGGACACCGGCAACTATCCGCACTACTGCGACGCCACCCGGCCGTACGGCTGTCCGGCCGGGCAGGCCGCCTACTACGGGCGGGGCCCCCTCCAGCTGAGCTGGAACTTCAACTACAAGGCGGCGGGGGACGCACTCGGCATCGACCTGCTGAACAACCCCTATCTGGTCGAGCAGGACCCGGCGGTCGCCTGGAAGACCGCGCTCTGGTACTGGAACACGCAGACCGGGCCGGGGACCATGACGCCGCACCAGGCCATGGTCGGTGGCGCCGGATTCGGGGAGACCATCAGGTCCATCAACGGTTCGCTGGAGTGCAACGGCGGAAATCCGGGCCAGGTGCAGAACCGGATCGACAACTATCAGCGCTTCGTTCAGATCCTGGGGACCGTGCCCGGCGACCACTTGAGTTGCTGA
- a CDS encoding cytochrome P450 family protein, protein MSEPVSASAGASDIVDLGAYGQDFIADPYPYYAKLRSQGPVHRVHTPFGQDAWLVVGHEAARAALSDPGISKDWRSKLSQAGTGGENALFTNMLDADPPQHTRLRKLVAKEFTTRRVEALRPRVQHITDELLDAMLSAPDGRADLVEALAFPLPMTVICELLGVPSADRALFRLIAPTSPEEAQQATIELSEYLVGLIETQRKEPADGLLSALIRTSDEDGDQLSREELIGTVFLLMAAGHETALSLISNGVRALLQHPAQLAALRADFSLIDNAVEEMLRYDGPVQTATWRFTTAPVEIGGTLIPAGESVLVSLASASRDTERFVAPDDFDITRDPRGHAAFGHGIHFCLGAPLARLEGRIAIRSLLERCPDLALDTDLDALTWRTGLIIRGTDHLPVRWGI, encoded by the coding sequence ATGTCCGAGCCGGTGTCGGCTTCTGCCGGGGCATCCGACATCGTCGATCTGGGCGCCTACGGCCAGGACTTCATCGCCGACCCGTACCCCTACTACGCCAAGTTGCGGTCCCAGGGGCCCGTCCACCGCGTACACACCCCTTTCGGCCAGGACGCCTGGTTGGTCGTCGGTCACGAAGCGGCGCGCGCGGCGCTCAGCGACCCGGGCATCAGCAAGGACTGGCGCAGCAAGCTGTCGCAGGCCGGCACCGGAGGCGAGAACGCCCTGTTCACCAACATGCTGGATGCCGATCCGCCGCAGCACACCCGCCTTCGCAAGCTGGTGGCGAAGGAGTTCACGACCCGCCGGGTCGAGGCGCTGCGCCCGCGCGTCCAGCACATCACCGACGAACTCCTCGACGCGATGCTCAGCGCTCCGGACGGCCGTGCCGACCTCGTCGAGGCGCTCGCCTTCCCGCTGCCCATGACCGTCATCTGCGAACTCCTGGGCGTCCCCTCCGCGGACCGCGCCCTGTTCCGGTTGATCGCGCCGACCAGTCCGGAGGAGGCGCAGCAGGCGACCATCGAACTGTCCGAGTATCTCGTCGGCCTCATCGAGACCCAGCGCAAGGAGCCGGCCGACGGTCTGCTCAGCGCCCTGATCCGCACCAGCGACGAGGACGGCGACCAGCTCTCCCGTGAAGAGCTGATCGGCACGGTGTTCCTGCTGATGGCCGCCGGGCACGAGACGGCCCTCAGCCTGATCTCCAACGGTGTCCGCGCCCTGCTCCAGCATCCCGCCCAACTGGCCGCCCTGCGCGCCGACTTCTCGCTCATCGACAACGCGGTGGAGGAGATGCTGCGCTACGACGGTCCCGTGCAGACCGCCACCTGGCGCTTCACCACGGCTCCGGTCGAGATCGGCGGCACGCTGATCCCCGCCGGCGAATCGGTGCTGGTCTCCCTCGCCTCCGCTTCCCGCGACACCGAACGCTTCGTCGCGCCCGACGACTTCGACATCACCCGCGATCCGCGCGGGCACGCCGCCTTCGGCCATGGCATCCACTTCTGCCTGGGCGCGCCGCTGGCCCGTCTGGAGGGCCGGATCGCGATCCGCTCCCTCCTGGAACGCTGCCCCGATCTCGCACTGGACACCGACCTGGACGCCCTTACCTGGCGCACCGGCCTGATCATCCGGGGCACGGACCATCTGCCGGTTCGCTGGGGCATCTGA